The following proteins are co-located in the Besnoitia besnoiti strain Bb-Ger1 chromosome Unknown contig00007, whole genome shotgun sequence genome:
- a CDS encoding PSP protein (encoded by transcript BESB_075490): MTAAGSNALPASNGAGESNGVASPQPRMNDLRMQKPREVRSLLKLLKRKKARQNKSQKQLQAAVEAEREQLRKCVSLQSMNPQNAHMIGGRRHVRGGAAGAGGDAIAEEDEQTESEQGDEESEDAGGKPKKNSRAGGFASTEPGESSDDEDSDAPNVDIEYLVADETEGPNADLAREFFGEVFERFKPAEDEQEEEEEEEEEEEEESAKKGQDLTLEDEEDDDEDDKKEKGGKKLTKKQKKLMSRPSLAELKQKTSRPDMVEVWDTTSADPEFLVYLKGLRNTVAVPPHWSQKRRYLQWKRGFEKPPFKLPPHIEATKISEIRSALVEAESQKSLRQRMREKVRPKQNRLAIDYQVLHDCFFKHAVKPVLTGFGDLYYEGKEFEKKNRNFTPGQLSDRLKQALGMGPLAPSPWLINMQRYGPPPAYPRLKLPGLNAPIPAGCSYGYHAGGWGKPPVNEFGQPLFETPEEGDTEEEEREQVAGLLWGELPDAGEEDEEEEEDGEGKEGAQAGAPGGETPFMEGISSLGGVTSLASGLESPASSFDIRKRPEGTSSVASSTAKPYTILTPQEVPAGQQQGQLFGVKHTYRIPSTLPGGGAGNAPGSATPTGHMTPRNLLSSGVATPSGVRTPFGGARTPLVGPGGSAAFGSAPGTPFVPGTASGAQTPARTTGFRTPAGVTVSLNPNEMEQEGVFTADVIRQQLRQHEEAAARAKQAAGQVDPTDTRKRKGDEIRGTQTVAKSKKKKQFKF, from the exons ATGACTGCTGCAGGCAGCAACGCGTTGCCGGCTTCGAACGGGGCAGGCGAGTCCAACGGCGTGGCGtccccgcagccgcgcatgAACgatctgcgcatgcagaaacCGAGGGAAGTGCGCAGTCTGCTGAAGCTGttgaagcggaagaaggcgcggcagaaTAAGAGCCaaaagcagctgcaggcggccgtggaggcggagcgcgagcagctgAGGAAGTGCGTCTCGCTGCAGTCCATGAACCCGCAAAATGCTCACATGAttggcggccgccgccacgtgcgaggcggcgccgcgggcgcgggcggggaTGCGAttgcagaggaagacgagcagACCGAGAGCGAGCAGGGtgacgaggagagcgaagacgcaggaggcaagccgaagaagaactcgcgcgccggcgggttCGCCTCTACCGAGCCAGGGGAGAGCAGCGACGATGAGGACTCCGATGCGCCCAACGTGGACATCGAGTACCTCGTCGCAGACGAAACGGAGGGCCCCAACGCGGatctcgcgcgcgagttTTTCGGCGAAGTCTTTGAGCGCTTCAAgcccgcagaggacgagcaggaggaagaagaagaggaagaggaagaggaagaggaggagagcgcgaagaagggacAGGACCTTACgctcgaggacgaagaagatgacGATGAGGACGACAAGAAGGAAAAGGGCGGGAAGAAGCTGACCAAAAAGCAAAAGAAACTGATGAGCCGGCCGTCCCTGGCCGAGTTGAAACAAAAAACCAGCCGCCCCGACATGGTGGAAGTCTGGGACACAACCAGTGCAGATCCCGAGTTCCTCGTCTACCTCAAGGGGCTTAGAAACACGGTTGCCGTGCCGCCGCACTGGTCGCAGAAACGCAGATATCTGCAGTGGAAGCGGGGCTTTGAAAAGCCTCCCTTCAAGCTGCCTC CTCACATTGAGGCCACAAAGATCAGCGAGATCCGGTCGGCCCTGGTGGAGGCAGAGAGCCAAAAGAGCCTCCGGCAGAGAATGAGGGAGAAAGTTCGACCAAAGCAAAACCGCCTTGCAATCGACTACCAA gTCCTCCACGACTGCTTCTTCAAGCACGCAGTGAAGCCTGTGCTAACGGGCTTCGGCGATCTCTACTACGAAGGCAAGGAGTTCGAGAAGAAGAACCGAAACTTCACTCCGGGTCAGCTGTCTGACCGCCTCAAACAGGCGCTCGGCATGGgccccctcgcgccctcgccctggCTCATTAACATGCAGCG ATacgggccgccgccggcgtatCCGCGGCTCAAGCTCCCCGGCCTGAACGCGCCGATCCCCGCAGGCTGCAGCTACGGCTACCACGCCGGCGGTTGGGGCAAGCCGCCAGTGAACGAGTTCGGTCAGCCGCTTTTCGAGACGCCTGAGGAAGGCGacacggaagaagaggagcgtGAGCAGGTCGCTGGCCTCCTGTGGGGCGAGCTGCctgacgcgggcgaggaagacgaggaggaggaagaggacg GTGAAGGCAAGGAAGGAGCCCAAGCAGGG gcgcctggcggcgagacgccgtTCATGGAGGGCATTTCGAGTCTGGGCGGCGTCACGTCGCTGGCCTCGGGTCTGGAGTCTCCCGCGTCCTCGTTCGACATCCGCAAGCGGCCAGAGGGCACGTCGTCTGTTGCCTCCTCGACTGCGAAGCCGTACACGATTCTGACTCCGCAGGAGGTCCCCGCGGGTCAGCAGCAGGGCCAGCTGTTTGGCGTGAAGCACACGTACCGCATTCCCTCGACCTtgcccggcggcggcgcgggcaaCGCGCCCGGCTCGGCCACACCCACGGGGCACATGACCCCGCGCAACCTCCTCTCCTCCGGGGTCGCGACTCCCTCGGGTGTACGTACTCCGttcggaggcgcgcggacgccccTCGTCGGGCCAGgaggctccgcggccttcggctctGCGCCCGGCACGCCCTTCGTCCCCGGCacagccagcggcgcgcagacccCTGCGCGAACGACTGGCTTCCGCACGCCCGCCGGCGTCACTGTCAGCCTCAACCCCAACGAAATGG AGCAAGAGGGTGTCTTCACTGCGGACGTCatccgccagcagctgcgtcaACACGaagaggctgccgcgcgggccAAGCAGGCCGCCGGCCAGGTGGATCCGACAGACA cgcgcaaGCGGAAGGGAGACGAGATCCGAGGCACTCAGACTGTGGCGAAgtcgaagaagaagaagcagttCAAGTTCTGA
- a CDS encoding uncharacterized protein (encoded by transcript BESB_075480) — MVKGQAGAAAAASGGKKRAREEDHVGVSAASKHALKKKKGAVSAPTFAAASSASVAQKKSREASAKPAAPQGKKVVGGEEKRRGGAEETRLPQKKKQRTYQSSANATNEAEKIPGCNVSPALLRKALAGLTAYVMKKAGEKGTEDLLQEKGSATISLMLSLKNIPQTFRKHPVQIVLPHPLNDVSKGEGECCLFVKDPQRKWKDILAPEKLPGLTRVMGISKLKKKFPTFQDKRMLCATYDMFLCDRKIADRLTPVLGKPFIQSKKLPLPVKLSASNVRPALEEALRSTYFFLPRGPCVAVKVGKANMPADRLFENAKKALEAAFAFFANDAKFRNTIHAVSVQATDAPALPIYSHASYAEAARHYVSATAPAPPPKAKETNKAAPKADKEAKAPPKAAQAKAAADEKTAGKTGKARATRPLMRLNEGDVASKKRKLTQDVKGKSTDAAGASQAKKKLKVRCT; from the exons ATGGTGAAGGGCcaggcgggcgcagctgcggctgcgtccggagggaagaagcgcgcgcgcgaggaagaccacgtgggtgtctctgcggcgtcgaagcatgcgctgaagaagaaaaaaggagcTGTGTCGGCGCCCACGTttgccgccgcgtcttcggcgtctgtggctcagaagaagagccgagaggcctccgcgaagcctgcagcgcctcaggGCAAGAAGGTTGtggggggagaggagaagaggaggggcggcgcagaggaaacccGTCTGCcccagaagaagaagcagagaactTATCAGTCTTCGGCGAACGCGACGaacgaagcagagaagatCCCAGGTTGCAacgtctcgcctgcgctcctGAGAAAAGCTCTGGCTGGTCTCACCGCCTACGTGATGAAGAAAGCCGGCGAAAAGGGGACTGAGGACTTGCTGCAGGAGAAGGGCTCTGCCACAATCTCCCTCATGCTCTCTCTGAAAAATATCCCTCAAACCTTCAGGAAACACCCCGTGCAAAT cgtcctTCCTCACCCGCTGAACGACGTCTCcaagggcgagggcgagtgcTGTCTGTTTGTGAAGGACCCGCAGCGCAAGTGGAAGGACATCCTCGCGCCGGAGAAGCTGCCGGGTCTCACTCGTGTGATGGGCATCAGcaagctgaagaagaaattCCCTACCTTTCAAGACAAGCGCATGCTGTGCGCCACCTACGACATGTTCCTTTGCGATAGAAAGATCGCCGACAGACTCACACCCGTCCTGGGGAAACCCTTCATTCAGTCCAAGAA gcttcctctccccgtgaagctgtctgcctcgaacgtgcggccggcgctggaggaggcgctgcgctcgaCGTATTTCTTCCTGCCGCGAGGCCCCTGCGTCGCGGTGAAGGTGGGCAAGGCGAACATGCCGGCCGACCGCTTGTTTGagaacgcgaagaaggcgctggaggccgcgttcgccttcttcgcgaaCGACGCCAAGTTCCGCAACACCATCCACGCAGTGTCTGTACAGGCCACGGACGCCCCGGCTCTCCCCATCTACTCGCACGCGTCctacgcagaggccgcgcggcactACGTCTCCGCCACtgccccggcgccgccgccgaaggcgaaggagaccaacaaggcggcgccgaaagCCGACAAGGAAGCAAAGGCGCCCCCcaaggccgcgcaggcgaaagcggccgcggacgagaAGACTGCGGGAAAGACCGGCAAGGCGCGtgcgacgcggccgctgaTGCGCCTCAACGAGGGTGACGTCGCGagcaagaagaggaaacTGACTCAGGACGTCAAGGGGAAATCCACagacgccgctggcgcctcgcAAGCGAAAAAGAAGCTGAAAGTGAGGTGCACGTAA
- a CDS encoding carrier superfamily protein (encoded by transcript BESB_075520), with product MASGGEHGSAGATPWTGACNVSSEQGCSNAGTEGLWSDWRELRAVMLGSACGGFLSRCLFHPIDTAKSMMQAQVTERHRLQSAPSLPGTKKPTALTASDLPLNGSWNTGTRGRAMRASTAEAQTKTAGDYRSPFASTWHTLRTVWNREGLTGLYRGFAICGFGSVPATCLYFTSFELLRASLVRVCRTQQDGNGGDLCTAEKVQDVEKRETGLLTKAPPVIDLAAGFGAEAISCIFWVPIDVCKERLQTQRVLGTSYYRGSWDGMCQIYRGEGLRQLYKGYGATLLSFGPMSALFFMFDNQLRARLGSTEVLQRETSASTESLPSPDQESALSPLASGGCALLAAAAAAWLTVPLDKVKLRLQIQRAQTGKTPRATPFLYRNVMHGLGEMYRTEGTRGIFRASGARVLFHSANFAVVMAVMEQVKSAYFTYVEPSRG from the exons atggcgagcggcggcgaacaTGGCAGTGCAGGGGCCACACCCTGGACAGGTGCGTGCAATGTTTCTTCAGAACAAGGCTGTTCCAATGCAGGGACAGAGGGTTTGTGGAGTGACTGGCGTGAGCTTAGAGCTGTGATGCTGGGCTCTGCGTGTGGCGGCTTCCTAAGCCGTTGCCTATTCCATCCCATAGACACAGCGAAGTCAATGATGCAAGCGCAGGTAACCGAAAGACACCGGCTACAATCGGCCCCTTCTCTTCCGGGTACCAAGAAACCTACAGCTCTCACTGCGTCGGATCTGCCGTTGAATGGTTCTTGGAACACGGGGACGAGAGGCCGCGCTATGAGAGCGAgcacggcggaggcgcagacgaaaaCAGCTGGAGACTATCGCTCCCCTTTCGCCTCGACATGGCACACGCTAAGGACAGTATGGAACAGGGAGGGTCTAACTGGCTTATACAGGGGATTCGC CATCTGCGGGTTCGGCTCCGTCCCAGCAACATGCTTATATTTTACCTCCTTCGAGCTTTTGCGAGCCTCTTTGGTTCGTGTCTGCCGGACCCAGCAGGACGGCAACGGTGGAGATTTGTGCACAGCGGAGAAAGTTCAGGATGttgaaaagagagagactggcCTCCTGACAAAGGCACCGCCTGTAATCGATCTGGCGGCGGGAttcggcgccgaggcgatcTCTTGTATCTTTTGGGTACCGATTGATGTCTGCAAAGAGCGCCTACAG ACACAGCGAGTTCTGGGCACCAGCTATTATCGGGGCAGCTGGGACGGTATGTGCCAGATAtacagaggagaaggcctTCGGCAGCTCTACAAAGGGTATGGGGCAACCCTGCTGTCATTTGGCCCAATGAGCGCGTTATTCTTTATGTTTGACAAT CAATTACGGGCGCGGTTAGGGAGCACCGAGGTCCTCCAGCGCGAGACATCTGCATCTACTGAGAGCCTGCCATCGCCAGATCAAGAGAGTGCCTTGTCGCCGTTGGCCTCTGGCGGGTGTGCGCTTttggcggcagcagccgcagcttgGTTAACTGTTCCCCTGGATAAAGTGAAGCTTAG GCTCCAGATCCAACGCGCCCAGACGGGAAAGACTCCTCGTGCGACTCCTTTCCTGTACCGCAACGTTATGCAC GGCCTAGGAGAAATGTATAGGACGGAGGGCACTCGCGGGATATTTAGGGCAAGCGGGGCTCGCGTTTTGTTTCATAGCGCAAACTTCGCTGTGGTCATGGCCGTCATGGAGCAGGTCAAATCGGCGTATTTTACTTATGTTGAACCGTCTCGCGGCTGA
- a CDS encoding putative Sedlin protein (encoded by transcript BESB_075510), translated as MAVACVCFVGKQNEPLSLQVFNLEDELSMQFAAYAALDIVEEKIQAQQSPSSSYGPPAGAAASVPPSGDCYLGVICPALCLGRDYLFYAYVGTTGIKILVAIEQRSQYHQHDVRNLFRRLHRLYADSICNPFLLDTIETPKFLGELDAIVDFYGKKFAGRDH; from the exons ATGGCGGTGGCCTGTGTTTGCTTCGTTGGCAAACAA AATGAGCCTCTTTCCCTTCAAGTATTCAATCTGGAGGACGAGCTCTCGATGCAATTCGCCGCATATGCGGCCTTGGACATAGTGGAGGAGAAAA TCCAAGCGCAGCaatcgccgtcgtcgtcgtacGGTCCGCCGGCTGGAGCAGCGGCTTCTGTGCCTCCGTCGGGCGACTGCTACCTTGGCGTGATCTGCCCTGCTCTCTGCCTGGGTCGCGACTACCTGTTCTACGCCTACGTGGGCACCACGGGAATCAAAATCTTGGTGGCCATTGAGCAGAGGAGCCAGTACCACCAACATGACGTTCGAAAT CTCTTCCGAAGGCTTCACCGCTTGTACGCAGACAGTATCTGCAATCCGTTTCTGCTGGACACGATCGAAACCCCCAAGTTTCTTGGCGAGTTAG ACGCGATCGTGGATTTCTACGGGAAGAAATTTGCGGGCAGAGATCACTGA
- a CDS encoding ALG6, ALG8 glycosyltransferase family protein (encoded by transcript BESB_075500), which yields MKGSTCERRETANGAAWPWVVAAATALKILLIPAYRSTDFEVHRNWLAITASQPLSTWYRPESSPSKWTLDYPPLFAFFEFFLSLFARFIDPAMLQVENQDYASPSCVRFQRFTVVATDLVLVVGVWRMYTAAQALRREETRPPRFGSRCQDAHSGVCRKEDETGSTEECGEKGEEEARENDGWPAVALLLVLFNAGLLIVDHIHFQYNGFLLGVLFLSIADIQTGRYYRGSTLFTALLLLKHIFLYVAPVYFVFLLSWLRSHGAAPAPAEHSGTEADEAFTSGDARQFSASASSSSPRRLSLRGSVASWLARVAKLAALLIAFSLLVLAPFVTTGQLRDLLSRLFPFGRGLLHAQWSANVWALYAAADRLLLLAREKLTRVSLAALDAPCGPTRGLVGAGAFQVLPSVSPAAAATVTLVLYTPLLAAVWRAPSRRLFPVYVALGGSVCFATGWHVHEKAIFLVSLPLGVAAWMDLNPLLLVVSFLLNALSNLAILPLLPRAHETPLKLTIFLFATLLEAICLFLALEEVKRRARRDTPMHAGASAQLVDGVLTSPVPCSWPWLGGPPPSSARVAASCVSRQTQAPRSPPCACFSFLCALEANCVAAAGGARPALLRKLVRCYFLFLTLCLASVGVLYGLQSDVVPNLLLLQLYKTEMSSAAAETSLSSPAPVGTLAPSGPLRPGAAEEALEDADALASSRLTARGVLALILHYHGAARAEDHRQRAAARQFLSELVLSPGSMPAAPSAASHSAAPEEEQKGKRERPSRVEGEAHKVAGGGESEEGVEMNRVHGVWGPDAPQLRSIFHKWREALASPVYQTLFRAHRVVKRFEFLPLLLLVCACAVGLLSLFVVLHVHIVCCLAPLARGSLVAPAETHDAF from the exons ATGAAGGGCTCGACCTgcgagagaagggagacggCGAATGGGGCCGCGTGGCCGTGGGTCGTTGCAGCTGCCACAGCTCTCAAGATCCTGCTCATTCCTGCCTA CCGGAGCACGGACTTCGAGGTCCACCGAAACTGGCTCGCGATCACGGCGTCACAGCCTCTTTCGACATGGTATCGACCG gagtcgtcgccctcgaagTGGACCCTCGACTACCCTCCgcttttcgctttttttgaattttttctctcgctcttcgcacGCTTCATCGACCCGGCAATGCTGCAG GTCGAAAATCAGGACTACGCAAGTCCAAGCTGCGTTAGGTTCCAGCGTTTCACTGTTGTTGCTACGGATCTGGTGCTTGTCGTCGGGGTGTGGCG CATGTACACAGCTGCCCAGGCGCTACgccgagaagagacgcgcccgccgcgcttcgGCTCGAGGTGCCAAGATGCGCACAGCGGCGTGTGCCGCAAAGAGGACGAGACGGGATCCACAGAGGAGTgcggagaaaaaggcgaagaagaggcacgAGAAAACGACGGCTGGCCTGctgtcgcgcttcttcttgtcCTGTTTAACGCCGGTCTGCTGATCGTTGACC ATATTCACTTTCAGTACAatggcttcctcctcggcgttctcttcctctccatTGCAGATATTCAAACG GGTCGCTATTACCGAGGTAGCACTCTCTTCACGGCGCTGCTGTTGCTCAAACACATCTTTCTTTACGTG GCTCCAGTGTActtcgttttcctcctcaGCTGGCTGCGGTCGCACGgcgcggctccagcgcccgCCGAGCACTCTGGCACTGAAGCCGATGAGGCCTTcacgagcggcgacgcgcgccagttttccgcctccgcttcctcttcaaGTCCGCGCCGACTGTCTTTGCGAGGTTCTGTCGCTTCTTGGCTGGCGAGGGTTGCGaagctcgccgcgcttctcatcgccttctcgctcctcGTGCTTGCCCCCTTCGTGACCACCG ggcagctgcgcgatTTGCTTTCGCGACTCTTTCCCTTCGGGCGTGGcttgctgcatgcgcagtgGAGCGCGAATGTCTGGGCGCTgtacgccgccgcggaccgGCTGCTTCTGCTCG CTCGGGAGAAACTgacgcgtgtctctcttgcGGCATTGGACGCTCCCTGCGGCCCCACGAGAG GCCTGGTCGGTGCCGGCGCGTTCCAAGTCTTGCCGAGTGtctcgccagccgctgctgccacCGTCACGCTGGTGCTTTACACG ccgctgctcgctgccGTCTGGCGGGCCCCCTCGCGGAGGCTGTTTCCCGTCTACGTCGCTCTGGGAGGCTCGGTCTGCTTCGCCACCGGTTGGCACGTCCACGAAAAAGCGATTTTCCTTGTCTCCCTGCCGCTCGG GGTCGCGGCGTGGATGGATTTGAatcctcttctcctcgttGTTTCTTTCCTTCTCAACGCCTTGAGCAACCTCGCGATCCTGCCgttgcttcctcgcgcccaTG AGACGCCTCTGAAGCTCACGATTTTTCTCTTCGCAACGCTGCTGGAGGCGATCtgtctcttcctcgcgctggaggaggtGAAGCGCAGAGCTAGGCGCGACACGCCGATGCAtgcgggcgcgtctgcgcagctggTGGACGGTGTCCTCACGTCTCCTGTGCCCTGCTCGTGGCCTTGGCTCGGCGGACCTcctccgtcctccgcgcgggtcgcggccTCCTGTGTGTCGCGGCAAACGCAGGCGCCCCGGTCTCCTCCGTGCGCGTGCTTTTCATTTCTGTGCGCTCTCGAGGCGAactgcgtggcggcggctggtggggcgcggccggcgcttCTGCGAAAGCTCGTCAGATGCTACTTTCTTTTCTTGACTCTCTGTCTCGCGAGCGTGGGGGTCTTGTACGGCCTTCAATCGGACGTCGTTCCCAACCTCCTGCTCCTCCAGCTCTACAAGACCGAAatgtcctctgcggcggcggagacctcgctgtcttcgcccgcgcccgtGGGAACGCTGGCTCCCTCTGGCCCTCTGCGCCCAGGTGCTGCTGAAGAGGCTctcgaagacgccgacgcgctcgCTTCGTCCCGCCTGACCGCTCGAGGCGTGCTTGCTCTTATTCTGCACTAccacggcgcggcgcgcgcggaagaccaCCGTCagcgggcggccgcgcggcagttCCTCAGTGAGCTCGTTTTGTCGCCTGGCTCCATGCCCGCGgctccctctgcggcgagccactccgcggcgccggaagAGGAGCAGAAGGgcaagcgagagaggccctcgcgagtcgagggagaggcgcacaAGGttgcaggcggaggcgagagcgaggagggagtGGAGATGAATCGAGTGCACGGCGTGTGGGGcccagacgcgccgcagttGCGCTCGATCTTCCATAAGTGGCGAGAGGCGCTTGCATCTCCTGTCTACCAGACACTCTTCAGAGCGCACCGAGTGGTGAAGCGCTTCGAGTTCCTcccgctgcttcttctcgtgtgcgcctgcgccgttggactgctgtctctcttcgtggtgctgcatgtgcatatcgtgtgctgcctcgctccgctGGCGCGGGGTAGCCTCGTCGCGCCAGCGGAAACACACGACGCCTTCTGA